The following proteins are encoded in a genomic region of Candidatus Methylomirabilota bacterium:
- the cobU gene encoding bifunctional adenosylcobinamide kinase/adenosylcobinamide-phosphate guanylyltransferase yields MSVVHRSDLVLGGVRSGKSREALRLAAAMPRGSCGAFLATAQALDGDMEARIARHRAERPPGWATLEEPYDVVAACESLAGRVDVVVLDCVTLWVANLLLRGDEEKSILAAADALANFLAERRFSLIIVSNEVGAGVHPPTEVGLQFRDALGSVNQRIAAAADRVNLMVAGLPMTIKDLPLPEDHRERPPEAP; encoded by the coding sequence GTGAGCGTCGTCCATCGCTCCGATCTCGTCCTGGGAGGTGTCCGCAGCGGCAAGAGCCGCGAGGCCCTGCGGCTGGCCGCCGCGATGCCCCGGGGCTCGTGCGGCGCCTTCCTCGCCACGGCCCAGGCTCTCGACGGCGACATGGAAGCGCGGATCGCGCGCCACCGCGCCGAGCGACCCCCGGGCTGGGCCACGCTCGAGGAGCCGTACGACGTGGTGGCGGCCTGCGAAAGCCTCGCGGGCAGGGTGGACGTGGTGGTCCTCGACTGCGTGACGCTCTGGGTCGCCAACCTCCTCCTGCGGGGCGACGAAGAGAAGAGCATCCTGGCCGCGGCCGACGCGCTGGCGAACTTCCTCGCCGAGCGGCGCTTCTCGCTCATCATCGTGTCCAACGAGGTCGGCGCCGGCGTGCATCCGCCCACAGAGGTCGGCCTGCAGTTCCGCGACGCGCTCGGAAGTGTCAACCAGCGCATCGCCGCCGCCGCGGACCGCGTCAACTTGATGGTCGCGGGCCTGCCCATGACCATCAAGGACCTCCCACTGCCTGAGGATCACCGTGAAC
- a CDS encoding RNA-binding S4 domain-containing protein, with protein MPDLRLDKWLWAARFFKSRTLATAACDGGKVDINDQAAKPSRAVRPGDLLRITLTRAKKIVRVAALSDRRGPGAQAKLLYEDLTPPPPQREARVPPPAMRPPGSGRPTKRERRQIDRLQRY; from the coding sequence ATGCCCGATCTGCGGCTCGACAAATGGCTCTGGGCTGCGCGCTTCTTCAAGAGCAGGACGCTGGCGACCGCGGCGTGCGACGGCGGCAAGGTGGACATCAACGACCAGGCGGCGAAGCCTTCGCGCGCCGTGCGCCCCGGAGATCTCTTGCGGATCACGCTGACGCGGGCGAAGAAGATCGTACGCGTGGCGGCGCTGTCGGACCGCCGGGGGCCGGGCGCACAGGCGAAGCTCCTCTACGAGGACCTGACCCCGCCGCCGCCGCAGCGCGAGGCGCGCGTTCCCCCGCCGGCGATGCGGCCGCCCGGGTCCGGCCGCCCGACGAAGCGGGAGCGCCGCCAGATCGACCGCCTCCAGCGCTACTGA